A stretch of Campylobacter showae DNA encodes these proteins:
- the rpsB gene encoding 30S ribosomal protein S2 has product MVTMRDLLECGVHFGHQTRRWNPKMKKFIFGERKGIYIIDLQKTIRYFRYTYNVVRDAAAEGKTILFVGTKKQAGATLKEYAEKCGMPYVNHRWLGGMMTNFGTIRQSIRKLEVIEAMEEDGSINLLTKKEALMLRRKKEKLLASLGGIRNLKTVPDMIFVIDTVKEKIAVQEANRLKIPVVAPIDTNCDPDVIDFPIPGNDDAIRSVQLFCQEMAEAIIEGRSQLEKDGGEQEEGKEAVSQAEKDAVVNEAVNEDFSEDFSEDEE; this is encoded by the coding sequence ATGGTAACAATGAGAGATTTGCTAGAGTGCGGCGTTCATTTCGGACACCAAACACGCAGATGGAATCCGAAGATGAAAAAATTCATTTTCGGCGAGAGAAAAGGTATCTATATCATAGATCTACAAAAAACTATCCGCTACTTCCGCTACACTTATAACGTCGTTCGCGACGCGGCTGCAGAGGGCAAGACTATACTTTTCGTAGGCACTAAAAAGCAAGCCGGCGCAACTTTAAAAGAGTACGCTGAAAAATGCGGCATGCCGTACGTAAATCACCGCTGGCTAGGCGGCATGATGACGAACTTCGGCACTATCCGCCAATCTATCCGCAAACTCGAAGTAATCGAGGCTATGGAAGAAGACGGTTCTATAAATTTATTAACTAAAAAAGAAGCTCTAATGCTTCGCCGCAAAAAAGAGAAGCTTCTAGCGTCTCTAGGCGGTATTAGAAACCTAAAAACCGTGCCTGATATGATTTTCGTCATCGACACCGTAAAAGAAAAAATCGCCGTTCAAGAGGCTAACCGCCTAAAAATCCCTGTCGTAGCTCCGATCGATACAAACTGCGATCCTGACGTTATCGACTTCCCGATCCCTGGCAACGACGACGCGATTCGCTCTGTTCAGCTTTTCTGCCAAGAGATGGCCGAGGCTATCATCGAGGGACGCTCTCAGCTTGAAAAAGACGGCGGCGAGCAAGAAGAAGGCAAAGAGGCTGTAAGTCAAGCCGAAAAAGACGCAGTCGTAAACGAGGCTGTAAACGAAGACTTCTCTGAGGACTTCAGCGAGGACGAAGAGTAA
- the fliR gene encoding flagellar biosynthetic protein FliR — translation MELVEFFAPERVITFMLLFARIGGLMLFFPFYGHEQIPMSVKTAFSFLLTLFLFPLASIKNGEIYYLAVEIVSEAALGVCAGLLLHIVFASLQLAGEQISMIMGFSMASVLDPQTGLSSPVISNIINFLALMTFLAFDGHHLILLFISNSLTHVPLGGFYPSPDIVQYASKSMINLFTFGFIISFPILALSLLSDLIFGMLMKTMPQFNLLVVGYPIKITIGFAVLIAILAGMMELFRQLVLRVINDLPSLFF, via the coding sequence GTGGAGTTAGTCGAGTTTTTTGCGCCCGAGCGCGTCATCACCTTTATGCTGCTGTTTGCGCGTATCGGCGGGCTGATGTTGTTTTTCCCGTTTTACGGGCACGAGCAGATACCTATGAGCGTCAAGACCGCGTTTTCGTTTCTGCTAACGCTATTTTTGTTTCCGCTTGCTAGCATTAAAAACGGCGAGATTTACTATCTAGCCGTCGAGATCGTGAGCGAGGCGGCGCTGGGAGTTTGCGCAGGACTGCTGCTTCACATCGTTTTTGCCAGTTTGCAGTTAGCTGGCGAGCAGATATCGATGATCATGGGCTTTTCGATGGCTTCGGTACTTGACCCGCAGACTGGCCTTAGCTCGCCCGTGATCTCAAATATAATAAATTTCCTCGCGCTCATGACCTTTTTGGCTTTTGATGGGCACCATTTGATCTTGCTTTTTATCTCAAATTCGCTTACGCACGTGCCGCTGGGCGGCTTTTACCCGAGCCCAGACATCGTGCAGTACGCCTCAAAATCTATGATAAATTTGTTTACTTTTGGATTTATCATTTCCTTCCCGATTTTGGCACTCTCGCTGCTTTCAGATCTGATTTTTGGTATGCTGATGAAGACGATGCCGCAGTTTAACCTACTGGTCGTTGGCTATCCGATCAAGATCACGATCGGCTTTGCTGTGCTGATCGCGATACTAGCGGGTATGATGGAGCTTTTTAGGCAGCTTGTGCTTCGCGTTATCAACGACCTTCCGTCGCTATTTTTCTAA
- the gmk gene encoding guanylate kinase, protein MKGQILIISGPSGSGKSTLLNRLLKEENDLYFSISSTTRAPRQGETDGVNYYFTSEDEFKKGIDTDEFLEWACVHGNYYGTSLKPVLKALEDGKIAIFDIDVQGFNIAKSKFAQNITSVFITTASKNELKSRLQNRGSDSAETIEKRLINAVGEMEHILEYDYFLINDDLQNCYENLRGILRSMRLKTSNLDAKEIINKWNN, encoded by the coding sequence TTGAAGGGGCAAATTTTAATTATCTCCGGCCCCAGCGGTAGCGGTAAAAGCACGCTTTTAAACCGTCTTTTAAAAGAGGAAAACGATCTTTATTTTTCGATATCAAGCACAACAAGAGCGCCGAGGCAGGGCGAGACCGATGGCGTGAATTATTATTTTACAAGCGAAGACGAGTTTAAAAAAGGCATAGACACGGATGAGTTTTTGGAGTGGGCGTGCGTGCACGGCAACTACTACGGCACCTCGCTAAAGCCCGTTTTAAAGGCGCTTGAAGATGGTAAAATAGCGATTTTTGATATCGACGTGCAGGGTTTTAATATCGCAAAATCAAAATTTGCCCAAAATATCACCTCCGTTTTTATCACGACTGCTAGCAAAAATGAGCTAAAATCAAGGTTGCAAAATCGCGGCAGCGATAGTGCGGAAACTATCGAAAAGCGGCTGATAAATGCGGTCGGCGAGATGGAGCATATCTTAGAGTACGATTATTTTTTGATAAACGACGACTTGCAAAACTGCTATGAAAATTTGCGCGGGATTTTGCGCTCGATGCGCCTAAAAACGTCAAATTTAGACGCAAAAGAGATTATTAACAAATGGAATAATTGA
- a CDS encoding twin-arginine translocase TatA/TatE family subunit: protein MGPSVQQLLIILLIVVLLFGAKKIPELAKGLGKGIKSFKSEMEDDKKAENVEKVEEKKEETVTTAKTEDTAKNA from the coding sequence ATGGGTCCAAGCGTCCAACAATTGCTTATTATTTTACTTATCGTGGTCTTGCTTTTTGGAGCGAAAAAGATCCCCGAGCTCGCAAAAGGCCTAGGTAAGGGCATAAAAAGCTTTAAATCAGAAATGGAAGATGATAAAAAAGCCGAGAACGTAGAAAAAGTAGAAGAGAAAAAAGAAGAAACCGTAACTACTGCAAAGACCGAAGATACGGCTAAAAACGCGTAA
- the tsf gene encoding translation elongation factor Ts — protein sequence MEISAQMVKELRESTGAGMMDCKKALAEANGDMEKAVDILREKGLGQAAKKADRLASEGLVSVVVCDHCKTATISEINSETDFVAKNAQFQNLTKDTTAHIQTNLIKDVESLNASVINGVKFEDYFKTQIATIGENLVVRRFETIKADDKGVVNGYVHSNGRVGVLIGLACESAEIANKAAEFARNLCMHAAAMKPSVISYKDLDKDFVEKEFIALRAELEKDNEELKRLGKPLHHIPEYASRCQIGDAELAKATKAIEEELKAEGKPEKIWDKIIPGKIERFYADNTVLDQRLTLLGQFYVMDDKKTIEQVIEEKSKELGGKIEVVKYVRFELGEGLEKKNEDFAAEVAAQIG from the coding sequence ATGGAAATCAGCGCACAAATGGTAAAAGAGCTCCGTGAATCAACCGGAGCCGGAATGATGGACTGCAAAAAGGCGCTAGCCGAAGCTAACGGCGACATGGAAAAAGCCGTTGATATATTGCGCGAAAAAGGTCTAGGTCAGGCCGCTAAAAAGGCTGACCGCCTAGCTAGCGAGGGTCTTGTGAGCGTTGTTGTTTGCGATCACTGCAAAACCGCGACTATCAGCGAGATAAACTCTGAGACTGATTTCGTCGCTAAAAACGCTCAGTTTCAAAATTTGACAAAAGACACTACGGCGCACATCCAAACAAATTTGATAAAAGACGTCGAGAGCCTAAACGCAAGCGTTATCAACGGCGTTAAATTTGAGGATTATTTTAAAACCCAGATCGCTACTATCGGCGAAAATTTGGTCGTTCGCCGCTTTGAGACTATAAAAGCGGACGACAAAGGCGTAGTAAACGGCTATGTGCACTCAAACGGCCGCGTAGGCGTACTGATCGGCCTAGCTTGCGAAAGCGCTGAAATCGCAAACAAAGCGGCTGAATTTGCAAGAAATTTGTGCATGCACGCAGCTGCTATGAAACCAAGCGTAATCAGCTATAAAGACCTTGATAAAGATTTTGTCGAGAAGGAATTTATCGCACTTCGTGCTGAGCTCGAAAAAGACAATGAAGAGCTAAAACGCCTAGGCAAGCCGCTTCATCACATCCCAGAGTATGCTAGCCGCTGCCAAATAGGCGATGCAGAGCTTGCTAAAGCTACGAAAGCCATCGAAGAAGAGCTAAAAGCTGAAGGTAAACCCGAGAAAATTTGGGATAAAATCATCCCTGGCAAGATCGAGAGATTTTACGCCGACAACACCGTTTTAGATCAGCGCCTTACGCTGCTTGGACAGTTTTACGTAATGGACGATAAAAAAACTATTGAGCAAGTCATTGAAGAAAAAAGCAAAGAGCTAGGCGGCAAGATCGAGGTGGTAAAATACGTTCGCTTCGAACTTGGCGAAGGCCTAGAGAAGAAAAACGAGGACTTTGCGGCCGAGGTTGCGGCGCAAATAGGCTAA
- a CDS encoding beta strand repeat-containing protein: protein MAVTQAQVAQLYVALFNRAPEGAGFNAWVNAGANSTIAKMANDMLSSPAALAYFNGSIDHDRDFVEMLYKNILGKDYSQDPDGINAWVKHIQLGNSRGDTVAKLFEVATSAIAKAADPVAAKVFENKTAISQYMAEKIADIPADQTGAYDYSLFQEIIATTNNTNLDEQKAKIDALIAPTIHNLSADANDVSGTGKSDVFNGAVSATVGQTTFKATDKLDGKGGNDTLNLDLYTNFYGMTNGTGEVKNIENLNLTNKTNGDLRFDTKYIHNLETITLNGENKVDVINPENKVKLLVNDLKLSGNGDTGRLNLIYNTDVLAGSNDNQEIVVNNVNMDKDARINITTVNGDHIEALTINAVGGASKLTNFTSNTIRQPDQVASIKTMHIKGTADLTVDTTSGLYSFDATEYKGNKLIANVKANGYVQSIKGSGQDDVFNVTGASGRIIPIDGGAGKDTVNFIDAINGNQHVEMTGVEVLNINTNASVLDFTRAQEITELGINGTSATVNILNSKIAKVNAKATNSTNVTINNSTDIRDFVIEKGNGSITANGTEKLNVKVANASDVPASQGTTSASVVSNTVKELDFTLENTTANSSTFYQDINSVFALETLNVVNKTDKDITASITALNASGSHDTNAYNLKTLNVETKGDYTINNKLSGISKINLKGTGDDTSVTLRAVGDKTYLPVPLQGVQDISLKAEGLKNLSVANGEYIMTTRNVSLISTTDKEDSTVTYGALGAYDPQNEYNTWPLTPGNNYYLPRYQPNDVTISATGQKILNVGKINAVGDVNLTAHITQAESATTFGTGIHNAPHPSSYWASLNKKVPLHIAGKSVTINHTAADGIDDGVLNLRGWGWANQGDFTINASGYKTLNGFSESGMSITSYGDNGSIVLNTNATVAGSTAKFGDHSTGGGVQLRAKNLNINATAANGITDSEVSYGNFYGYKASGKATIKAVNQKSVDIGWLRGFNSADDSKKMDVDINLSTNISDATVSIGIRDTGLSYGIGHRIDTTPDEMAKNVKLNATGQKTFKIKDIGAVGDVDVNIKGSGLHSTAEFRGSIIGKNVNINLNDLSNASFAYGITANENLTIKSGTNNYLQSITFSTSEGLSGKNVDLDFSNVIAPIYFYNVTAQDSLSFKGYAGDEVSTLRSIIFNSTATDFTANIINAKGHLNGNPANSTIKTLILKGGVTNPASIEAAGNNTDFTVMTGGLSKLQTLDLSNYVNASGKTIATVAATNIDIASIKGSATKDVLSIAYATNTKLKTVDTGTGDDEVTFGGNTTQTHDITVNLGEGNDTVTTAALTANKKFQISGGAGNDTFNLGASTTDASASKYVTITDANRGDKISLGSAGAATLQKIALNVDGRADLKTAINDALGSLSSTAANTIYAVYYGNDTYLVRDANSNKALDANDNLVKLAGISNFDLLNANSVTEGGVNYIQITNA, encoded by the coding sequence ATGGCAGTAACTCAAGCGCAAGTAGCACAGCTTTACGTAGCGTTATTTAACCGCGCACCCGAAGGAGCAGGCTTTAACGCATGGGTAAACGCGGGAGCAAACAGTACGATAGCTAAGATGGCTAACGATATGCTATCTTCTCCGGCGGCCCTAGCCTATTTTAACGGCAGCATAGATCACGATAGAGATTTCGTAGAGATGCTCTATAAAAATATCTTAGGCAAAGACTATTCTCAAGACCCGGACGGTATTAACGCATGGGTAAAACACATTCAACTAGGTAACTCAAGAGGAGATACCGTAGCTAAACTATTTGAAGTAGCTACTTCTGCTATAGCAAAAGCAGCCGACCCTGTAGCCGCTAAGGTATTTGAAAATAAAACGGCCATCTCTCAGTATATGGCCGAGAAGATAGCAGATATTCCGGCCGATCAAACCGGAGCTTACGACTACTCTTTATTCCAAGAGATAATAGCGACTACGAATAATACCAACCTAGACGAGCAAAAAGCAAAAATAGACGCTCTTATAGCTCCTACTATCCACAATCTTTCAGCAGACGCTAACGACGTAAGCGGAACAGGCAAATCAGACGTATTTAACGGAGCAGTATCTGCTACCGTAGGACAAACTACGTTTAAAGCTACCGATAAGCTAGACGGCAAGGGCGGAAACGATACTTTAAATTTAGACCTATACACTAACTTCTACGGAATGACTAACGGAACCGGAGAGGTTAAAAATATAGAGAATCTAAATTTGACCAACAAGACCAACGGCGATTTAAGATTTGACACTAAATATATCCATAACCTAGAAACCATCACCTTAAACGGCGAGAATAAGGTAGACGTTATTAACCCGGAGAACAAAGTAAAACTTTTAGTCAACGATCTAAAACTAAGCGGAAACGGCGATACGGGAAGATTAAATCTAATCTATAATACCGACGTATTAGCCGGAAGCAACGATAACCAGGAAATCGTCGTAAATAATGTAAACATGGATAAAGACGCTAGAATAAACATAACTACCGTTAACGGAGACCATATAGAAGCTCTAACCATTAACGCCGTAGGAGGAGCTAGCAAGCTAACTAATTTTACATCAAATACGATTAGACAACCAGACCAAGTTGCAAGCATAAAGACTATGCATATAAAAGGAACGGCTGATCTAACGGTAGATACTACGAGCGGGCTATATAGCTTTGACGCTACCGAATATAAAGGCAACAAACTAATCGCAAACGTAAAAGCCAACGGATACGTTCAAAGCATAAAAGGCAGCGGACAAGACGACGTATTTAACGTAACCGGAGCCAGCGGAAGAATCATACCTATCGACGGAGGAGCCGGCAAGGATACGGTAAACTTCATAGACGCTATAAACGGAAACCAACACGTAGAGATGACGGGAGTGGAAGTACTAAATATCAACACCAACGCTTCAGTGCTAGACTTTACCAGAGCGCAAGAGATAACCGAGCTTGGCATAAACGGAACTAGCGCCACCGTAAATATACTTAACTCTAAGATAGCAAAAGTAAACGCAAAAGCTACCAACTCTACAAACGTAACTATAAACAATAGTACCGATATAAGAGATTTCGTTATAGAAAAAGGTAACGGCAGCATAACCGCAAACGGAACAGAAAAGCTAAACGTCAAAGTAGCCAACGCTAGCGACGTACCTGCAAGCCAAGGCACCACTAGTGCAAGCGTAGTCTCAAATACCGTAAAAGAGCTAGACTTTACCCTAGAAAATACTACGGCTAACAGTAGTACTTTTTATCAAGATATAAACAGCGTATTTGCTCTTGAAACGCTAAACGTAGTAAATAAGACCGATAAAGATATAACGGCTAGTATTACGGCGTTAAACGCTTCGGGAAGCCACGATACGAATGCCTACAACCTAAAGACTCTAAACGTGGAGACAAAGGGAGACTATACTATAAACAATAAGCTAAGCGGCATCAGTAAAATCAATCTAAAAGGTACAGGCGACGACACTAGCGTAACTCTTAGAGCAGTAGGCGATAAGACCTATCTTCCGGTTCCTCTTCAAGGCGTTCAAGATATTTCTTTAAAAGCCGAAGGATTAAAGAATTTAAGCGTAGCTAACGGCGAATATATAATGACTACCAGAAACGTAAGCCTAATATCTACTACGGATAAAGAGGACTCTACAGTAACGTACGGTGCATTAGGAGCCTACGATCCTCAAAATGAGTACAACACGTGGCCCCTTACTCCAGGGAATAACTACTATTTACCTCGATATCAGCCAAACGACGTTACTATCTCGGCGACGGGTCAAAAGATACTAAACGTAGGTAAAATAAACGCCGTAGGCGACGTAAATTTAACTGCACACATTACTCAGGCGGAGTCTGCGACTACTTTCGGTACCGGTATACATAATGCCCCACATCCTAGCTCTTACTGGGCCAGCTTAAACAAAAAAGTACCTCTGCATATAGCAGGCAAAAGCGTAACGATAAACCATACCGCAGCGGACGGTATAGATGACGGAGTGTTAAATTTAAGAGGATGGGGTTGGGCTAATCAAGGGGACTTTACTATAAATGCAAGCGGCTATAAAACTTTAAACGGCTTTAGTGAGTCAGGTATGTCTATAACTAGCTATGGCGATAATGGCTCTATAGTTTTAAACACCAATGCGACAGTAGCAGGTTCAACGGCGAAATTTGGAGACCACTCTACTGGCGGGGGCGTCCAGCTAAGAGCCAAAAATCTAAATATCAATGCTACTGCAGCAAACGGCATAACTGACTCCGAAGTTAGCTACGGTAACTTCTATGGATATAAAGCGAGCGGTAAAGCTACCATAAAGGCTGTAAATCAAAAGAGCGTGGATATCGGATGGCTAAGGGGATTTAACTCTGCGGACGATAGTAAAAAGATGGATGTAGATATAAATCTAAGCACCAATATATCAGACGCAACCGTCAGTATAGGTATAAGGGATACCGGTCTATCTTACGGTATAGGTCACCGTATCGATACTACGCCTGATGAAATGGCAAAAAATGTAAAGCTAAACGCAACGGGACAAAAAACATTTAAGATAAAAGACATCGGTGCCGTAGGCGACGTAGATGTTAATATTAAGGGTAGCGGCTTGCATTCTACGGCAGAATTTAGAGGAAGCATAATCGGTAAAAATGTCAATATAAATTTAAACGATTTATCGAATGCATCGTTTGCATATGGAATTACCGCCAACGAAAATTTAACGATAAAATCAGGAACAAACAATTACTTGCAGAGCATAACCTTTAGTACCTCGGAAGGATTGTCGGGCAAGAATGTCGATTTAGATTTCTCTAACGTTATAGCGCCTATTTACTTTTATAACGTTACTGCGCAAGATAGCTTAAGCTTTAAAGGGTATGCCGGCGATGAAGTATCGACGCTACGTTCGATTATCTTCAATAGTACAGCTACTGATTTTACCGCAAATATTATAAATGCAAAAGGACACTTAAACGGCAATCCAGCAAATAGCACCATCAAAACATTAATCCTAAAAGGAGGGGTAACGAATCCGGCAAGTATAGAAGCAGCAGGAAATAATACAGATTTTACCGTAATGACCGGCGGGCTAAGCAAACTACAAACTTTGGATCTTAGCAACTATGTAAACGCAAGCGGTAAGACTATTGCGACTGTTGCGGCTACCAATATCGATATTGCGTCCATAAAAGGTTCAGCCACTAAAGATGTTTTGAGTATAGCCTATGCTACAAACACCAAACTAAAGACCGTAGATACCGGTACGGGCGACGACGAGGTAACCTTTGGCGGAAATACTACTCAAACCCACGATATAACCGTCAACCTAGGCGAAGGAAACGATACTGTCACTACTGCGGCATTAACCGCTAATAAAAAATTCCAAATCAGCGGCGGAGCGGGTAACGATACGTTTAACCTAGGAGCTTCTACGACAGACGCTAGCGCTAGCAAATACGTAACGATAACCGATGCAAACAGAGGCGATAAGATAAGCTTAGGTAGCGCCGGTGCAGCTACGTTACAAAAAATAGCTCTAAACGTAGACGGCAGAGCCGATCTAAAAACGGCTATAAACGATGCGCTAGGTAGTCTAAGCTCTACAGCGGCAAATACTATCTATGCGGTATACTACGGTAACGATACGTATCTAGTAAGAGACGCTAACAGCAATAAGGCCTTAGACGCTAACGATAACTTAGTTAAACTAGCAGGTATCTCAAATTTTGACTTGTTAAACGCTAACTCGGTAACCGAAGGCGGAGTAAACTATATCCAGATAACTAACGCGTAA
- a CDS encoding tetratricopeptide repeat protein — MRKILVCLIVAASALFAAQTRSSNEMTSVLASVPANSANKQFEDALAMYRVSDFSEAARLFNLACEGGHARACYDIGAMIASGKVAARQPETAAKFYERACKMGDKLGCYALAYAHQTGVGAVKDEARAYELYKNACELGLAKGCNEAGFMSERGMGVNSDVKAAVKFYEKACKMGLEVGCENAKILKR, encoded by the coding sequence ATGAGAAAAATTTTAGTTTGTTTGATTGTTGCCGCGAGCGCGCTTTTTGCGGCGCAAACGAGATCCTCAAACGAGATGACTAGCGTCCTTGCGAGCGTGCCTGCAAATTCGGCAAATAAGCAGTTTGAAGACGCGCTGGCGATGTACCGAGTGTCGGATTTTAGCGAGGCAGCGAGACTCTTTAATCTAGCGTGTGAGGGCGGACACGCACGGGCATGCTATGATATCGGCGCGATGATCGCTAGCGGAAAAGTCGCGGCTAGGCAGCCTGAGACGGCGGCTAAATTTTACGAGCGAGCTTGCAAAATGGGCGATAAGCTGGGCTGCTACGCATTAGCGTACGCCCACCAGACTGGCGTCGGCGCAGTAAAAGACGAAGCGCGAGCGTACGAGCTCTATAAAAACGCATGCGAGCTGGGCCTAGCTAAAGGCTGCAACGAGGCGGGCTTTATGAGCGAGCGCGGCATGGGCGTAAACTCGGACGTCAAAGCCGCGGTTAAATTTTACGAAAAAGCGTGCAAGATGGGGCTAGAGGTCGGCTGCGAAAACGCTAAAATCTTAAAGCGTTAA
- the iadA gene encoding beta-aspartyl-peptidase codes for MLLLKNADLYAPEHIGRSDVLVGGGKILAVSKGLDFRVEGLEIYDLEGKILAPGLIDQHVHITGGGGEAGYHSRTPEITLSQIIRYGTTTVVGTLGTDGCTRSLENLYSKAKALEYEGISTFIHTGSYALPSVTFTGSVTRDLVLIDKVIGCKIAMSDNRGSYPTSQELIKTLTQIRIGGMISKKGGVLHMHMGGLADKFDLIFSVIKDYSFPVNYFSPTHCARTKELFDEAIKFQKMGGYIDITSGGSKFAPLHEAIAYGLANGLNLERLTMSSDGNGSVPRFDENGALVGYGCASCETNLEVLQACVKNKILTIPQALSMIGKNVAKYLNLAGKGEIRVGFDADFAVFDEALNLDSVIAKGGFCVREGKLVKKGFFE; via the coding sequence ATGCTGTTGCTTAAAAATGCCGATCTATATGCGCCAGAGCACATCGGTAGGAGCGACGTTTTAGTGGGCGGAGGTAAAATTTTAGCCGTTTCTAAGGGGCTTGATTTTCGAGTCGAAGGGCTTGAAATTTACGATCTGGAGGGTAAAATTTTAGCGCCCGGACTCATCGATCAGCACGTGCACATCACGGGCGGCGGCGGCGAAGCGGGTTATCACTCGCGCACGCCCGAAATAACGCTATCGCAAATCATCCGCTACGGCACGACGACGGTCGTAGGCACGCTGGGCACCGACGGGTGCACGAGGAGTCTGGAAAACCTCTACTCAAAGGCTAAGGCGCTTGAATACGAGGGCATCTCGACCTTCATCCACACGGGCTCTTACGCTCTGCCTAGCGTCACATTTACGGGCTCCGTCACGCGCGACCTGGTGCTCATCGACAAGGTCATCGGCTGTAAGATCGCAATGAGCGACAACCGCGGCAGCTACCCGACCTCTCAGGAGCTCATCAAGACCCTGACGCAGATCCGCATCGGCGGCATGATCTCGAAAAAAGGCGGCGTGCTACACATGCATATGGGCGGGCTCGCGGATAAATTCGACCTCATTTTTAGCGTGATTAAGGACTATTCGTTCCCGGTTAATTACTTTTCGCCGACGCACTGCGCGCGGACGAAGGAGCTTTTTGACGAGGCGATCAAATTTCAAAAAATGGGCGGCTACATCGACATCACGAGCGGCGGAAGTAAATTTGCCCCGCTTCATGAAGCCATCGCGTACGGGCTTGCTAATGGGCTAAATTTAGAGCGCCTAACGATGAGCTCGGACGGCAATGGCAGCGTGCCTAGATTTGACGAAAACGGCGCGTTGGTGGGCTACGGCTGCGCTTCGTGCGAGACGAATTTAGAGGTCTTGCAGGCCTGCGTGAAAAATAAAATTTTAACCATCCCGCAAGCGCTAAGCATGATTGGCAAAAACGTCGCAAAATATTTAAATCTAGCCGGTAAAGGCGAGATAAGAGTAGGTTTTGACGCTGATTTTGCAGTATTTGACGAAGCTCTAAATTTAGATAGCGTGATCGCGAAAGGGGGGTTTTGCGTGAGAGAGGGTAAGCTCGTGAAAAAGGGATTTTTTGAGTGA
- a CDS encoding ABC transporter ATP-binding protein: MEILKGVNLGFAYDYTLFEDVNLSVNAGGSCAITGVSGCGKSTILHILSTLLRPKNGEVIYGGKSLYELPANELLRIRRFDFGIIFQAHYLFKGFSAHENIELASVLSAQKIDDEILSNLKIDGVMNQKVGELSGGQQQRVSIARVLCKKPRVIFADEPTGNLDKQTANEVMQTLFNYIKANDAALVLVTHDNELAQRCDEVYRLEDKKFSLIYPEVI, from the coding sequence ATGGAAATCTTAAAGGGCGTAAATCTAGGCTTTGCGTATGATTATACGCTCTTTGAGGATGTAAATTTAAGTGTCAATGCCGGCGGTAGCTGCGCTATAACGGGCGTCAGCGGCTGCGGCAAATCAACTATACTCCACATACTTTCTACTCTTTTGCGACCAAAAAACGGCGAAGTTATCTACGGCGGTAAGTCGCTTTACGAACTACCTGCAAACGAGCTCTTGCGTATTCGCAGATTTGATTTCGGTATCATTTTTCAGGCGCACTATCTTTTTAAAGGCTTTAGCGCGCACGAAAATATCGAACTAGCCTCCGTTTTATCCGCACAAAAGATCGATGATGAAATTTTGTCAAATTTAAAAATAGACGGCGTAATGAATCAAAAAGTAGGCGAGCTAAGCGGCGGCCAGCAGCAGCGCGTCTCGATTGCTAGAGTACTTTGCAAAAAGCCGCGCGTGATATTTGCCGACGAGCCGACTGGAAATCTGGACAAACAGACCGCAAACGAAGTGATGCAAACGCTGTTTAACTACATCAAAGCAAACGATGCGGCGCTGGTTTTAGTCACGCACGACAATGAGCTCGCGCAAAGATGCGACGAGGTTTACCGCCTCGAGGATAAAAAATTCTCTTTAATTTACCCTGAAGTTATTTAA